The following coding sequences are from one Lysinibacillus sp. FSL W8-0992 window:
- a CDS encoding spore germination protein, translating into MANLNFPPLMVELLEKFSPSDDTNLKPLQIEDNTVFIFYLKSAIDGAKLHEMLIKPFFEMKSNKSFTFYIESLPNLTKMQCGEYLLIEITKGYVLLAINDAFYLIDIKLVNSMALQQTLIEPTVYGPQTALSEDIETNLNIIRQRYHEPTLKFDTHALKGKSHKTLIIMYDERTVKQSVLQNIQEKIENLDVPLIQSTGELQLHLNGSKFSLFPITILTERPDRISYNLAAGKVVIMLNGSPQALIAPVVFFDFMTSMEDNYHTYWITTFTLILRYIGLFVCFVLPAMYVAITSYTPDIPRTELALTVAGSRVGVPYPSFIEVIFMLIFMEFLTEASIRLPKAISATATTVGGLILGTAVTEATLASNIMIIIVSAVAITSFVIPISEMSFSIRICRYLLVIYTTLFGMMGLILGSIWLLMFLVNKRSFGEPYLKVYWRSDRKELEVQSKR; encoded by the coding sequence ATGGCTAATTTGAATTTTCCTCCGTTAATGGTTGAGCTATTAGAAAAGTTTTCACCTTCCGATGACACAAACTTAAAGCCTTTACAAATAGAAGATAATACAGTATTTATCTTTTACTTAAAATCAGCAATAGATGGTGCTAAATTGCACGAAATGCTCATAAAGCCTTTTTTCGAAATGAAATCAAATAAAAGTTTTACATTCTATATTGAATCGTTACCGAACTTAACAAAAATGCAATGTGGGGAATACCTTCTAATCGAAATAACGAAGGGCTATGTTCTATTAGCGATTAATGATGCTTTTTATTTGATTGATATTAAATTAGTCAATTCAATGGCTTTACAACAAACACTCATTGAGCCTACTGTATATGGACCTCAAACAGCATTAAGCGAGGATATTGAAACGAATTTAAACATCATTCGCCAGCGTTATCATGAACCAACATTAAAGTTTGACACGCATGCTTTAAAAGGAAAAAGTCACAAGACTTTAATCATTATGTATGATGAAAGAACAGTAAAGCAATCTGTTCTTCAAAATATCCAAGAAAAAATAGAAAATTTAGACGTCCCGCTTATTCAATCTACTGGAGAATTACAACTACACCTAAATGGCTCTAAATTTTCCCTTTTCCCCATTACCATTTTGACGGAGCGACCTGACCGTATTTCTTACAATTTGGCGGCAGGGAAAGTGGTAATTATGTTAAATGGGAGTCCTCAAGCTTTAATTGCTCCCGTTGTATTTTTTGACTTTATGACATCGATGGAAGATAACTACCATACTTACTGGATAACTACTTTTACATTAATTCTCCGGTATATTGGGTTATTTGTCTGTTTTGTATTACCTGCTATGTATGTTGCGATAACATCCTATACGCCAGACATACCAAGAACCGAATTGGCACTTACTGTTGCTGGGAGTCGAGTAGGCGTTCCATATCCGTCCTTTATCGAAGTAATCTTTATGCTTATTTTTATGGAGTTTCTTACAGAGGCAAGCATACGATTGCCAAAGGCTATTAGTGCAACGGCTACGACAGTTGGTGGGCTAATTTTAGGGACTGCGGTTACTGAAGCTACATTAGCATCGAATATAATGATTATTATTGTTTCAGCTGTTGCAATTACAAGCTTTGTCATCCCGATTAGTGAGATGAGTTTTTCTATTCGAATTTGTAGATATTTATTAGTCATCTATACTACGCTGTTCGGTATGATGGGGTTAATTTTAGGATCTATATGGCTGCTAATGTTCTTAGTAAATAAACGGAGTTTTGGTGAGCCATATTTAAAAGTGTATTGGCGGTCAGATAGGAAGGAATTAGAGGTGCAATCAAAAAGATGA
- a CDS encoding GerAB/ArcD/ProY family transporter: MSRYLYYFILVTMVTNLIASVPRILMRDSKDGVILSMIIAVIFGAILTIIVINLFSYFPNKSFPEIMKKSTPKWFYYPVLFYFACSWFAAGLITLTTYVFMFNTFLSYETSITITTLAFLLVISFGLFIKEKSVLYMTELILIIFLPVIIFLIIKIYTEPKLEWDFVKIAFTYINDYPSYNSFSASTYIFIGAVNIIIFNKYIKIKKKAGLKQFAILGIVGAFTLFTTYFIPIGFNGFEQIENLTFPWITTSDSVRMKYSLIERVTFLFVIVFIAVAFISLLIHWYVSLKLFESIFHFKKLKWKQTNLTPFLVVLLFGLIALATTRVINEFELVKLSMLFYDLLPLFYGVLIVSLLTAKRRLKL; encoded by the coding sequence ATGAGCAGGTATCTATATTACTTTATACTTGTCACAATGGTTACAAATCTTATTGCATCAGTGCCCAGAATTTTAATGAGAGATAGTAAAGACGGCGTCATACTATCTATGATAATTGCAGTCATTTTCGGGGCTATTCTTACTATCATTGTCATTAATTTATTTAGTTACTTTCCAAATAAAAGCTTTCCAGAAATAATGAAGAAGAGTACGCCTAAATGGTTTTATTATCCCGTCTTATTCTACTTTGCCTGTTCATGGTTTGCAGCGGGGCTCATTACACTTACAACGTATGTCTTTATGTTTAATACATTTTTGTCCTATGAAACCTCTATAACCATTACGACACTTGCATTTTTATTGGTCATTTCTTTTGGCCTGTTTATAAAAGAAAAAAGTGTTCTTTATATGACGGAGCTAATATTAATCATTTTTTTACCAGTCATTATCTTTTTAATCATAAAAATATATACTGAACCAAAATTAGAATGGGACTTTGTCAAAATTGCATTTACGTACATCAATGATTATCCTAGCTATAATTCTTTTTCAGCATCTACGTATATTTTTATTGGCGCAGTGAATATCATTATTTTTAATAAATATATTAAAATAAAGAAAAAAGCCGGATTAAAGCAATTTGCCATATTAGGTATTGTAGGTGCCTTTACTTTATTTACAACCTATTTTATACCGATTGGATTTAACGGCTTCGAACAAATTGAAAATCTTACTTTTCCATGGATTACTACAAGTGACTCAGTACGTATGAAGTATTCACTTATTGAACGCGTTACGTTTCTTTTTGTCATCGTATTTATTGCGGTTGCCTTTATTAGCTTATTAATACATTGGTATGTGTCGTTAAAATTATTTGAAAGCATATTTCATTTTAAAAAATTGAAATGGAAACAAACAAACCTCACTCCTTTTTTAGTTGTTCTTCTATTTGGGTTAATTGCATTAGCTACGACACGTGTCATAAATGAATTTGAATTAGTGAAATTATCAATGCTTTTTTATGATTTATTACCGTTATTTTACGGTGTGTTAATCGTTAGTTTACTAACTGCTAAACGGAGGCTCAAATTATAA